A genome region from Proteus vulgaris includes the following:
- the betA gene encoding choline dehydrogenase — protein MVYDYIIIGAGSAGNVLATRLTEDPEVTVLLLEAGGPDYRFDFRTQMPAALAYPLQGRRYNWAYETEPEPHMNNRRMECGRGKGLGGSSLINGMCYIRGNAMDFDGWATLPGLEEWDYLSCLPYFRKAETRDIGANDYHGNKGPVSVTTPKQGNNVLFHAMVEAGVQAGYPKTDDLNGYQQEGFGPMDRTVTPKGRRASTARGYLDQAKARKNLTIKTHATTDIIEFEGKKAIGVRYFLGENTTPIHAKANREILLCAGAIASPQILQRSGVGSEAVLNEFNISPVHVLPGVGENLQDHLEMYLQYECKQPVSLYPALKWYNQPKIGAQWLFQGTGIGASNQFEAGGFIRSSEKFAWPNIQFHFLPVAINYNGTNAVEIHGFQAHVGSMRSPSRGRVRLASTDPHQHPRILFNYMSTEQDWEEFRAAIRITREIMAQPALDAYRGEEISPGKHIQSDEELDTFIRERAETAFHPCGTCKMGTDDMAVVDSEGRVHGIENIRVIDASIMPLIITGNLNATTIMMAEKIADKIRGIKPLPKSQAKYYVAGSAPVKRLA, from the coding sequence ATGGTCTATGACTACATTATTATCGGTGCTGGTTCAGCCGGTAACGTTCTTGCAACCCGCTTGACAGAAGATCCTGAAGTTACTGTGCTGCTCCTTGAAGCTGGAGGTCCGGACTACAGGTTCGATTTTCGTACACAAATGCCAGCGGCATTAGCTTACCCGTTACAAGGCAGGCGATATAACTGGGCTTATGAAACAGAGCCTGAACCACATATGAATAACCGACGCATGGAATGCGGTCGAGGTAAAGGGCTAGGTGGCTCATCACTGATTAACGGTATGTGTTATATCCGTGGTAATGCGATGGATTTTGATGGATGGGCAACATTACCCGGTCTTGAAGAGTGGGATTATTTAAGCTGTTTGCCTTATTTTCGTAAAGCGGAAACGCGAGATATTGGTGCTAATGATTACCATGGTAATAAAGGGCCTGTTAGTGTAACAACACCCAAACAAGGCAATAATGTTCTCTTTCATGCGATGGTGGAGGCGGGTGTACAAGCGGGATATCCTAAAACCGACGATCTTAACGGCTATCAGCAAGAAGGTTTTGGCCCTATGGATAGAACGGTGACGCCTAAAGGCCGCCGAGCAAGTACCGCGAGAGGTTATCTTGATCAAGCAAAAGCACGAAAAAACTTAACGATTAAGACTCACGCTACAACAGATATTATTGAATTTGAAGGTAAAAAAGCCATTGGTGTTCGCTATTTTTTAGGGGAAAATACCACACCTATTCATGCCAAAGCTAATCGAGAAATATTACTTTGCGCAGGTGCAATTGCTTCTCCTCAAATTTTACAACGTTCTGGTGTTGGATCTGAGGCAGTATTAAATGAATTTAATATTTCACCGGTTCATGTATTACCCGGGGTTGGGGAAAATCTTCAAGATCATTTAGAAATGTATTTGCAGTATGAATGTAAACAACCCGTTTCACTTTATCCTGCTTTAAAATGGTATAATCAGCCGAAGATTGGTGCACAATGGCTATTCCAAGGAACAGGGATCGGGGCAAGTAATCAATTTGAAGCAGGCGGTTTTATTCGCTCGAGTGAAAAATTTGCATGGCCCAATATTCAATTCCATTTTCTGCCGGTTGCGATTAATTATAATGGAACCAACGCCGTAGAGATCCATGGATTCCAAGCACATGTGGGATCCATGCGTTCCCCTAGCCGAGGACGTGTAAGATTAGCCTCTACGGATCCTCATCAACATCCTCGAATTTTGTTTAATTACATGTCAACAGAACAGGACTGGGAAGAATTTCGAGCCGCAATTCGGATCACGCGAGAAATTATGGCCCAACCAGCGTTAGATGCTTATCGCGGGGAAGAAATTAGTCCGGGTAAACATATCCAAAGTGATGAAGAGCTTGATACTTTTATTAGAGAACGAGCAGAAACGGCATTTCATCCTTGTGGTACGTGTAAAATGGGAACAGATGACATGGCTGTTGTTGATAGTGAAGGGCGAGTGCATGGCATCGAAAACATAAGGGTTATTGATGCGTCAATTATGCCTTTAATCATCACGGGCAATTTGAATGCGACAACCATTATGATGGCAGAAAAGATAGCGGATAAGATCAGAGGAATTAAACCGTTACCTAAAAGTCAAGCGAAATACTATGTTGCAGGGAGTGCTCCTGTAAAAAGACTCGCTTAA
- the betB gene encoding betaine-aldehyde dehydrogenase: MPNPPLHKLYIHGGYVDCAEPECEQFNAINPANGEVIAHLQSASEEDINWAVESAKQGQQIWSAMTAIERARILRRAVDILRERNDELAHLETLDTGKPLSETRYVDIVTGADVLEYYAGLIPALEGTQIPLRKTAFAYTRREPLGVVAGIGAWNYPIQIALWKSAPALAAGNAMIFKPSEMTSLTALKLAEIYTEAGLPKGVFNVVTGKANVGQWLTQHPDIAKVSFTGGIETGKKVMANASASSLKEVTMELGGKSPLIIFDDADLDTAADIAMMANFYSSGQVCTNGTRVFVPETLKKAFEAKITERVSRIRIGSPLEMDINFGPLVSFSHLEKVLNYIELGKSQGARLLCGGHRLLDGDFAQGAYVAPTVFTDCTDDMQITQDEIFGPVMSILSYQTEDEVILRANNSVYGLAAGLVTKDLTTAHRVIHQLDAGICWINTWGESPAEMPVGGYKHSGVGRENGLVTLQNYTQIKSIQIELGEFSSVF; encoded by the coding sequence ATGCCAAACCCACCGTTACATAAACTCTATATTCATGGTGGATATGTCGATTGTGCAGAGCCGGAATGTGAACAATTTAATGCGATCAATCCCGCTAATGGCGAAGTCATTGCTCATTTACAATCGGCAAGTGAAGAAGATATCAATTGGGCTGTCGAGAGTGCAAAGCAAGGGCAACAAATTTGGAGTGCAATGACTGCGATAGAACGAGCTCGAATTTTGAGACGTGCTGTTGATATTTTACGTGAACGTAATGATGAATTGGCTCATTTAGAAACCTTAGATACGGGTAAACCGCTATCTGAAACACGTTATGTCGATATAGTGACAGGCGCTGATGTATTAGAATATTACGCAGGTCTTATTCCCGCACTTGAAGGAACACAAATCCCACTTAGGAAAACTGCTTTTGCTTATACTCGTCGTGAGCCTTTGGGGGTCGTTGCGGGTATTGGTGCTTGGAATTATCCTATTCAAATCGCATTGTGGAAATCTGCACCTGCACTTGCCGCAGGCAATGCCATGATCTTCAAACCGAGTGAAATGACCTCACTTACCGCCTTAAAACTGGCTGAAATATACACAGAGGCGGGATTGCCGAAAGGGGTTTTTAATGTTGTTACTGGAAAAGCCAATGTGGGGCAATGGTTAACACAACATCCTGACATTGCAAAAGTTTCTTTTACTGGGGGAATTGAAACTGGCAAGAAAGTGATGGCAAATGCTTCTGCATCAAGTTTAAAAGAAGTGACAATGGAACTTGGTGGAAAATCGCCTTTAATTATTTTTGATGATGCCGATTTAGATACTGCTGCGGATATTGCAATGATGGCTAACTTTTATAGTTCAGGTCAAGTTTGCACTAACGGAACGCGCGTATTTGTACCCGAAACGTTAAAAAAAGCATTTGAAGCCAAAATCACTGAACGTGTCTCTCGCATTCGAATCGGCTCTCCTCTTGAAATGGACATCAATTTTGGTCCTTTGGTCAGCTTTTCACATCTTGAGAAAGTCTTGAATTATATTGAGTTAGGTAAATCTCAAGGGGCGAGATTACTTTGTGGTGGCCATCGTTTATTAGACGGTGATTTTGCACAAGGTGCTTATGTTGCGCCAACTGTTTTTACTGATTGCACAGATGATATGCAAATTACGCAAGACGAAATATTTGGTCCAGTAATGAGTATTCTGAGTTATCAAACGGAAGATGAAGTGATCTTACGCGCAAATAATAGCGTTTATGGTTTAGCGGCGGGTCTTGTTACCAAAGATCTTACAACCGCTCACCGTGTTATTCACCAATTGGACGCTGGGATTTGTTGGATTAACACATGGGGTGAGTCGCCAGCAGAAATGCCCGTTGGTGGTTATAAACATTCTGGTGTCGGGCGTGAAAACGGGCTGGTCACATTACAGAATTATACGCAAATAAAATCTATTCAAATTGAACTTGGGGAGTTCTCATCCGTTTTTTAA
- the betI gene encoding transcriptional regulator BetI — translation MPKIGMQSIRKQQLIQATLAVINEVGMQEASIALIARKAGVSNGIISHYFRDKNGLLEAAMRHIQYQLGFAVAIRLRMLSDATPKRRIQAIVEGNFDTTQTSEAAMKTWLAFWASSMHQPNLNRLQKVNDKRLYSNLSYEFGRVLTKDQARLAAKGLAALIDGLWLRSALSNVPFSLDEAKIITNEYIDMQLKNRSQIKT, via the coding sequence ATGCCGAAGATAGGAATGCAGTCGATACGTAAACAGCAATTAATCCAAGCGACGTTAGCCGTCATTAATGAGGTTGGAATGCAAGAGGCGAGCATCGCGTTGATAGCTCGAAAAGCCGGTGTTTCTAACGGCATTATTAGTCACTATTTTCGTGATAAAAATGGATTATTAGAAGCCGCTATGCGCCATATTCAGTACCAATTAGGTTTTGCAGTGGCGATACGCTTAAGAATGTTAAGTGATGCAACACCAAAGCGACGCATTCAAGCCATTGTTGAAGGTAACTTTGATACGACTCAAACCAGTGAAGCAGCAATGAAAACATGGCTAGCATTCTGGGCAAGTAGTATGCATCAGCCTAATTTGAATCGTCTACAAAAGGTCAATGATAAAAGGCTTTATTCCAACTTAAGTTACGAGTTTGGGCGTGTTCTTACGAAAGATCAAGCACGTTTGGCAGCAAAAGGGTTAGCTGCATTAATTGATGGTTTATGGCTACGAAGTGCACTAAGTAATGTGCCGTTCTCTCTTGATGAAGCCAAAATCATTACCAATGAATATATCGATATGCAACTGAAAAATCGGAGTCAAATAAAGACTTAA
- a CDS encoding choline transporter: MTTLNSTKKPQKDKLNSVVFFASATLILAFSFFTILMTETANTWIVATLGWVSKTFGWYYLLAATLYIVFVIFVATSRFGNIKLGPEQSKPEFSVLSWSAMLFAAGIGIDLMFFSVAEPITQYMLPPTGEGETIEAARQSMVWTLFHYGLTGWSMYALIGIALGYFSYRYNLPLTIRSALYPIFGNRIYGPIGHTVDIAAVLGTIFGIATTLGIGVVQLNYGLKVLFDLPQGLGVQGGLILLSVIMAVISATSGVNKGIRILSELNVLLALGLILFILFAGDTEFLLNALVLNVGDYTSRFLGMTLNSFAFDKPTDWMNSWTLFFWAWWVAWSPFVGLFLARISRGRTIRQFVIGTLIIPFVFTLLWLSIFGNSALYEVIHGNKELALTVLEAPEKGFYSLLELYPGFGLTASVATITGLLFYVTSADSGSLVLGNFTSQLSHVNNDAPNWLRIFWSIAIGLLTLGMLMADGISALQNTTIIMGLPFSFVIFFIMAGLYKSLKVEDFRRVSSLNTNAPAPLYGNTTMNWKQRLGRVMNFPGTTYTQRMLDLTCMPAMQDVAKELLLRGAKVEFNYYPIEDNERLHHLELVVDLDQEQNFIYQIWPQKYSVPAFTYRARRGKSDYYRLETYLWEGTQGNDLMDYTKEQVITDILDQYEKHLNFIHLSREAPGTTLTFPESN, translated from the coding sequence ATGACAACTCTTAACAGCACAAAAAAACCACAGAAAGATAAGCTAAATTCTGTTGTTTTTTTCGCTTCAGCAACGCTAATTTTAGCGTTTTCTTTTTTCACTATTTTGATGACAGAAACCGCAAATACTTGGATTGTGGCCACACTGGGATGGGTATCAAAAACCTTCGGTTGGTACTATTTATTAGCCGCAACGTTATACATTGTTTTTGTTATTTTTGTCGCCACTTCTCGTTTTGGAAATATCAAATTAGGGCCCGAACAATCAAAACCTGAATTTAGTGTTTTAAGTTGGTCTGCAATGTTATTTGCAGCGGGTATTGGGATTGATTTGATGTTTTTCTCAGTCGCAGAGCCAATTACACAATATATGCTACCGCCAACTGGCGAAGGTGAAACAATAGAAGCAGCCCGTCAGTCGATGGTGTGGACTTTATTCCACTATGGCCTGACGGGCTGGTCTATGTATGCACTTATTGGTATTGCGCTAGGTTATTTTAGCTATCGTTATAATTTGCCGTTAACCATACGTTCTGCACTTTATCCTATTTTTGGGAATCGTATTTATGGTCCAATTGGTCATACTGTTGATATTGCCGCAGTATTAGGCACTATTTTTGGTATCGCCACGACGCTAGGTATTGGTGTTGTACAACTTAATTATGGCTTAAAGGTTCTTTTTGACTTGCCCCAAGGGCTAGGTGTTCAAGGTGGATTAATTCTATTATCGGTTATTATGGCCGTGATTTCGGCAACATCAGGTGTTAACAAGGGAATTAGGATTTTATCTGAACTCAATGTATTACTCGCACTGGGGCTGATTTTATTTATCTTATTTGCGGGTGATACTGAGTTTTTATTAAATGCGCTGGTATTAAATGTTGGTGATTATACTAGTCGCTTTTTAGGTATGACATTAAATAGCTTTGCATTTGATAAACCAACCGATTGGATGAATAGCTGGACACTCTTTTTCTGGGCTTGGTGGGTTGCATGGTCACCTTTTGTTGGTCTATTTTTAGCACGGATCTCAAGAGGACGAACCATTCGACAGTTTGTTATCGGTACTTTAATTATTCCTTTTGTTTTTACCCTGCTATGGTTATCCATTTTTGGTAATAGTGCTTTATATGAAGTGATCCATGGCAATAAAGAACTGGCACTAACTGTTTTAGAAGCCCCCGAAAAAGGATTCTATTCATTATTAGAACTCTATCCCGGTTTTGGTTTAACCGCTTCTGTTGCCACCATTACAGGACTACTATTTTATGTCACCTCTGCCGACTCCGGCTCATTAGTATTAGGTAATTTTACCTCTCAATTAAGTCATGTTAATAACGATGCACCTAACTGGCTTCGTATTTTCTGGTCTATTGCTATTGGATTGTTAACATTGGGTATGTTAATGGCTGATGGTATTTCAGCCTTACAAAACACAACAATAATAATGGGATTACCTTTTAGTTTTGTTATTTTCTTTATAATGGCAGGACTTTATAAATCATTAAAAGTCGAAGACTTTCGACGTGTTAGTTCACTCAATACCAATGCACCCGCTCCACTTTATGGTAATACCACGATGAATTGGAAACAGCGTTTAGGACGGGTTATGAATTTCCCAGGAACAACCTATACACAACGCATGTTAGATTTAACCTGTATGCCAGCCATGCAAGATGTAGCTAAAGAGCTTTTATTGCGAGGGGCTAAAGTCGAATTCAATTATTACCCCATTGAAGATAATGAACGCTTACACCATTTAGAACTTGTCGTCGATCTTGACCAAGAACAGAATTTTATTTATCAAATTTGGCCCCAGAAATACTCAGTGCCCGCATTTACCTATCGTGCTCGTCGAGGTAAATCAGATTATTACCGTTTAGAAACGTATTTATGGGAAGGCACACAAGGGAATGACTTAATGGATTACACCAAAGAGCAGGTTATTACAGATATTTTAGATCAATATGAAAAACACCTGAATTTTATTCACCTTAGTCGTGAAGCACCCGGCACGACATTAACGTTCCCAGAATCAAATTAA
- a CDS encoding LysE family translocator, producing the protein MSELIAVAMITILAVISPGPDFAMVTKNSYSYGVKVGLITAMGIAIGVQVHVFYTVFGISFIIMGSPMLFFIMKLLGVGYLIYLGFKSLTNNAQLTIENALNSAPSVFQALRVGFFTNALNPKTMLFVIALYTQVANLSNPLWLNLSYGMFISMVHWIWFSCVALFFSTPLLRAKILSHQKIADKIIGVLLILLGVGLLFISVN; encoded by the coding sequence ATGAGTGAGCTAATTGCGGTGGCGATGATCACTATATTGGCAGTAATTAGTCCTGGGCCTGATTTTGCTATGGTGACAAAAAACAGTTATTCCTATGGTGTGAAGGTTGGACTTATTACCGCAATGGGGATTGCGATTGGAGTACAAGTCCATGTCTTTTACACCGTATTTGGTATCTCTTTTATTATTATGGGGTCACCAATGCTCTTTTTTATTATGAAATTATTAGGTGTTGGGTATTTAATTTACTTAGGTTTTAAGTCATTAACCAATAACGCACAATTGACGATTGAAAATGCATTAAATTCAGCCCCTAGTGTATTTCAGGCATTACGTGTTGGTTTTTTTACTAATGCTTTAAATCCTAAAACAATGTTATTTGTGATTGCGCTTTATACTCAAGTGGCTAACTTAAGTAATCCTCTTTGGCTAAATCTCTCTTATGGTATGTTTATCTCGATGGTGCATTGGATTTGGTTTAGCTGTGTTGCACTCTTTTTTTCCACGCCACTTCTACGAGCTAAAATACTTTCTCATCAGAAAATTGCGGATAAGATTATTGGTGTATTATTAATTCTCTTAGGTGTTGGATTGTTGTTTATTTCAGTAAATTAA
- a CDS encoding LysR family transcriptional regulator, whose amino-acid sequence MKMPSLTSLRFFNSAAETGSFVSAAEQLHVTHSAVSRQIRLLEDELGIPLFERRNRAVYLNEAGRYLYKTTSSIFEQLEETVSHLRSPLNSPVLVVSCEPTIAMKWLIPRLSYFYALYPEITLHLVAAGGAIDFNKEGVDLAFRRNDFLWHKNIYATKVCNERIGVVIKPNNIHHANHQLTTLSRPQAWQDWYQYSGIQSTYSHTSQYEHFYLAIQAALAGLGTTIASFLMVQDELKDQQLIATHGFVKDSSSYYLLSPREIMPNSKQDKFKNWIIAEAEKCAIAIKDSSR is encoded by the coding sequence ATGAAAATGCCCTCTTTAACATCATTGCGTTTTTTTAATAGTGCAGCAGAAACAGGCAGTTTTGTCAGTGCGGCAGAACAACTTCATGTCACTCACAGTGCGGTGAGTCGACAAATACGATTATTAGAAGATGAATTAGGCATTCCTTTATTTGAGCGACGTAATCGGGCGGTTTATTTAAATGAAGCGGGACGATATTTATATAAAACAACCTCTTCCATCTTTGAACAACTTGAAGAAACCGTTTCACATCTACGTTCCCCTTTAAATAGCCCCGTGTTAGTGGTTTCATGTGAGCCGACTATTGCGATGAAATGGCTTATTCCTCGTTTATCTTATTTTTACGCTTTATATCCTGAAATAACGCTGCATTTAGTGGCGGCTGGTGGCGCTATTGATTTCAATAAAGAAGGTGTCGATTTAGCATTTCGACGAAATGACTTCCTATGGCATAAGAATATTTATGCAACAAAGGTCTGTAATGAAAGAATTGGCGTTGTAATAAAGCCTAATAATATCCATCATGCAAATCATCAATTAACAACGTTATCGCGTCCTCAAGCTTGGCAAGATTGGTATCAATATTCGGGTATACAATCTACTTATTCTCATACCAGTCAATATGAACATTTTTACCTTGCTATTCAGGCAGCGCTTGCTGGATTAGGTACAACAATTGCCTCTTTTCTTATGGTACAAGATGAACTAAAAGATCAACAGCTTATCGCCACACATGGATTCGTTAAAGATAGTTCAAGCTATTACTTGCTCTCACCACGTGAAATCATGCCTAATTCTAAGCAAGATAAGTTTAAAAACTGGATCATTGCTGAAGCAGAGAAATGTGCAATCGCAATTAAAGACTCATCGAGATAA
- a CDS encoding pyridoxal phosphate-dependent aminotransferase, producing MNRRSFLTSSSLVISGLSLSSFVSSAYANEVLKSKLAVNAENPLLLNFNENSLGMSPNAQKAIIAALPNAFRYPDDARSELISELGKEFKLSDKHITLGNGSSETIQAAVQYVANKGQKEGKAVQLIVPDPTFNYAELYAEPLGVKIVKVPVDKTLAFDLATMQKKAQEFDGISMVYLCNPNNPTAMLTPSAELSNWVKSAKENVFFIIDEAYAEFVSTPEFTSAIALVEAGYKNLIVARTFSKIYALAGLRVGYGVAAPEIITDVDVFVSIDNTNTAGAVAALASLKDKAYVEYSRKSIDVSRQMVVDVLKELNIEYAPSHANFIFHKVKGDVKTYQNRMKDANIMVGREFPPAFGWSRLTLGTPEEMRYFVATLKTFRAKGWI from the coding sequence ATGAATCGTCGGTCATTTTTAACATCATCCAGCCTTGTTATTAGCGGATTATCATTAAGTTCTTTTGTGAGTTCAGCTTATGCAAATGAAGTACTGAAAAGTAAATTGGCAGTTAATGCAGAAAATCCGTTACTGCTTAATTTCAATGAAAATTCATTAGGTATGTCGCCCAACGCCCAGAAAGCGATTATCGCTGCTTTACCCAATGCATTTAGATATCCAGATGATGCGCGTAGCGAATTAATTAGCGAATTAGGAAAGGAATTTAAACTTTCTGATAAACACATTACCTTGGGAAATGGCTCATCTGAGACAATTCAAGCAGCAGTTCAATATGTCGCCAATAAAGGTCAAAAAGAAGGTAAAGCGGTTCAACTTATTGTGCCTGACCCGACATTTAACTATGCCGAACTTTATGCTGAACCTTTAGGTGTAAAGATCGTTAAAGTCCCTGTTGATAAAACACTGGCATTTGATTTAGCAACCATGCAGAAAAAAGCGCAAGAGTTTGATGGTATTAGTATGGTGTATTTGTGTAATCCAAATAACCCAACCGCAATGTTAACCCCGAGCGCCGAATTATCGAATTGGGTGAAATCAGCAAAAGAGAATGTCTTTTTTATTATTGATGAGGCTTACGCTGAGTTTGTTTCAACGCCCGAATTTACCAGTGCTATTGCATTAGTTGAAGCAGGTTATAAAAATCTGATTGTTGCGCGTACTTTCTCTAAAATTTATGCGCTAGCTGGGCTACGTGTTGGTTATGGTGTTGCCGCACCTGAAATTATTACCGATGTTGATGTGTTTGTTTCCATTGATAATACCAATACTGCAGGTGCGGTAGCTGCATTAGCTTCGCTAAAAGATAAAGCCTATGTGGAATATAGCCGTAAATCAATTGATGTTTCACGTCAAATGGTGGTTGATGTCTTAAAAGAGCTGAATATTGAATACGCCCCTTCTCATGCAAACTTTATATTTCATAAAGTGAAAGGCGATGTAAAAACCTATCAAAATAGAATGAAAGACGCGAATATTATGGTAGGTCGTGAATTCCCGCCTGCTTTTGGTTGGAGTCGTTTAACGTTAGGGACCCCAGAAGAGATGCGTTATTTTGTAGCTACATTAAAAACCTTTAGGGCTAAAGGTTGGATTTAA
- a CDS encoding fimbrial protein, translating into MNELFYSNKIIRSLLWLLFLVVGCLIFLVQSAKAELANTNIVIKANIVANTCRVSPESMNKFVDLGVWGTKDLKQNKTTEPIKFTLNLTDCGVFTTGVKVTFKGDTDSQDNTLFKLSENDSAKNIGIAILDKNKDRVLPGKSSIIYPVGTINNIALDFYAQYAATGSAVVSGSANGEVLFSLEYL; encoded by the coding sequence ATGAATGAATTATTTTATAGTAACAAGATAATACGCTCTTTATTATGGTTACTCTTTTTAGTGGTCGGGTGTTTAATATTTCTCGTTCAAAGCGCAAAAGCTGAATTGGCAAATACCAATATTGTTATAAAAGCAAATATTGTTGCAAACACATGTAGAGTAAGCCCTGAATCCATGAATAAATTTGTAGATTTGGGAGTATGGGGAACGAAAGATCTTAAGCAAAACAAAACAACAGAACCGATAAAATTTACGCTTAATTTAACGGATTGTGGTGTATTTACAACGGGAGTGAAAGTGACCTTTAAAGGGGATACTGATAGTCAAGATAATACACTATTTAAATTGTCAGAAAATGATTCTGCAAAAAATATTGGAATTGCAATTTTAGATAAAAATAAAGATAGGGTATTACCAGGGAAAAGTAGCATTATTTATCCCGTAGGAACCATCAATAATATTGCGCTTGATTTTTATGCACAATATGCAGCGACGGGTTCGGCTGTTGTGAGTGGTAGTGCAAATGGCGAAGTTTTGTTTTCTTTAGAATATCTTTAA
- a CDS encoding fimbrial protein, whose product MMRILLFTIIAIASNSAIAVSCISGCNANEISTLSGQLTKNENKVGITKDASDISLTNRTTLRWNAGQGQTWATYSNGNIPTANTSNNDWVYSRIDDYISVALRMTNNCRTIYVPYNVPTLSSTCGPRSYKEGEEGVVSTRKYQTRIKIDKAIISGTYVKNIFVGEFGFCQPQNCATKQAVITQLFLNLSISVPQSCVINSGQVLNIDFDNIPASSFKEAGKKAEGVNTISRNLSIQCDNIDASADLTMRLQADSVQGNAIVSTNKSVGFIIANANGAELTPNDLSSFIPFKLNGNSDSNVTINVYPVSIDGKTPTEGAVTSSGFLRVDFP is encoded by the coding sequence ATGATGAGAATATTATTATTTACAATAATAGCCATTGCTTCAAATAGTGCTATTGCTGTTAGCTGTATCAGTGGTTGTAATGCTAATGAAATTTCAACACTAAGTGGACAGTTAACAAAAAATGAAAATAAGGTAGGGATCACTAAAGATGCTTCTGATATTAGTTTAACAAATCGAACCACATTACGCTGGAATGCAGGTCAAGGACAAACTTGGGCAACATATTCTAATGGCAATATTCCTACTGCAAATACGAGTAATAATGATTGGGTATACTCAAGAATAGATGATTACATTTCAGTGGCTTTAAGGATGACAAATAATTGTAGAACAATTTATGTACCTTATAATGTGCCTACTTTAAGTTCTACTTGTGGCCCGCGTTCTTATAAAGAAGGTGAAGAAGGGGTTGTATCCACACGAAAATATCAGACCCGAATAAAAATTGATAAAGCGATTATTTCTGGTACTTATGTAAAAAATATTTTTGTTGGTGAATTTGGGTTTTGCCAACCCCAAAATTGCGCCACAAAACAAGCTGTGATCACTCAGTTATTTTTAAATCTTTCGATATCTGTACCACAATCTTGTGTTATTAATTCAGGTCAAGTGTTAAATATTGATTTTGATAATATTCCTGCATCAAGTTTTAAAGAAGCGGGGAAAAAAGCCGAAGGTGTAAATACAATTTCCCGTAACTTAAGTATTCAATGTGACAATATAGATGCCAGTGCCGATTTAACGATGCGCTTACAAGCCGATTCTGTGCAGGGTAATGCAATAGTGTCTACTAATAAAAGTGTTGGATTTATTATTGCGAACGCGAATGGTGCGGAATTAACCCCTAATGATTTATCCAGTTTCATTCCTTTTAAACTAAATGGGAATTCTGACTCTAATGTTACCATCAATGTGTATCCTGTCAGCATTGATGGTAAAACACCGACAGAAGGGGCTGTGACATCGAGTGGTTTTCTAAGAGTCGATTTCCCTTAA